A region from the Triticum aestivum cultivar Chinese Spring chromosome 3D, IWGSC CS RefSeq v2.1, whole genome shotgun sequence genome encodes:
- the LOC123078640 gene encoding carbonic anhydrase, chloroplastic isoform X1, with product MSTAAANWCYATVAPRARSSTIVASLGTPAPSNSSSFRPKLIRNTPVQAAPVAPALMDAAVERLKTGFEKFKTEVYDKKPDFFEPLKAGQAPKYMVFACADSRVCPSVTLGLEPGEAFTIRNIANMVPSYCKNKYAGVGSAIEYAVCALKVEVIVVIGHSRCGGIKALLSLKDGADDSFHFVEDWVRIGFPAKKKVQTECASMPFDDQCTVLEKEAVNVSLQNLLTYPFVKEGVSNGTLKLVGGHYDFVSGKFETWEQ from the exons ATGTCGACCGCCGCGGCTAACTGGTGCTACGCAACCGTCGCGCCCCGTGCCCGCTCCTCCACCATCGTCGCCAGCCTCGGCACCCCCGcgccctccaactcctcctccttccGCCCCAAGCTCATCAGGAACACCCCCGTCCAGGCCGCGCCCGTCGCACCCGCATTG ATGGACGCCGCCGTGGAGCGCCTCAAGACCGGGTTCGAGAAGTTCAAGACCGAGGTCTACGA CAAGAAGCCCGATTTCTTCGAGCCCCTCAAGGCCGGCCAGGCGCCCAAG TACATGGTGTTCGCGTGCGCCGACTCGCGTGTGTGCCCATCGGTCACCCTGGGCCTGGAGCCCGGCGAGGCCTTCACCATCCGCAACATCGCCAACATGGTCCCCTCCTACTGCAAG AACAAGTACGCCGGTGTTGGATCGGCCATCGAATACGCCGTCTGTGCTCTCAAG GTTGAGGTCATCGTGGTGATTGGCCACAGCCGCTGCGGTGGAATCAAGGCTCTGCTCTCACTCAAGGATGGCGCAGACGACTCCTT CCACTTCGTCGAGGACTGGGTCAGGATCGGCTTCCCGGCCAAGAAGAAGGTGCAGACTGAGTGCGCCTCCATGCCTTTCGATGACCAGTGCACCGTCCTCGAAAAG GAGGCAGTGAACGTGTCCCTGCAGAACCTCCTGACCTACCCGTTCGTCAAGGAGGGTGTGTCCAACGGAACCCTCAAGCTCGTCGGCGGCCATTACGACTTCGTCTCCGGCAAGTTCGAGACATGGGAGCAGTAA
- the LOC123078640 gene encoding carbonic anhydrase, chloroplastic isoform X2: MSGCLCLPCCYKKPSAPGGENNPAAAAAAIDSSSSSLLQKPTYHPPPPPPSNKMDAAVERLKTGFEKFKTEVYDKKPDFFEPLKAGQAPKYMVFACADSRVCPSVTLGLEPGEAFTIRNIANMVPSYCKNKYAGVGSAIEYAVCALKVEVIVVIGHSRCGGIKALLSLKDGADDSFHFVEDWVRIGFPAKKKVQTECASMPFDDQCTVLEKEAVNVSLQNLLTYPFVKEGVSNGTLKLVGGHYDFVSGKFETWEQ, translated from the exons ATGAGCGGCTGCCTGTGCCTCCCCTGCTGCTATAAGAAGCCCTCCGCCCCCGGTGGGGAGAACAacccagcagcagcggcggcagcgatAGATTCTTCCTCCTCGTCACTCCTCCAGAAGCCTACCTACCATCCACCACCTCCTCCACCCTCCAACAAG ATGGACGCCGCCGTGGAGCGCCTCAAGACCGGGTTCGAGAAGTTCAAGACCGAGGTCTACGA CAAGAAGCCCGATTTCTTCGAGCCCCTCAAGGCCGGCCAGGCGCCCAAG TACATGGTGTTCGCGTGCGCCGACTCGCGTGTGTGCCCATCGGTCACCCTGGGCCTGGAGCCCGGCGAGGCCTTCACCATCCGCAACATCGCCAACATGGTCCCCTCCTACTGCAAG AACAAGTACGCCGGTGTTGGATCGGCCATCGAATACGCCGTCTGTGCTCTCAAG GTTGAGGTCATCGTGGTGATTGGCCACAGCCGCTGCGGTGGAATCAAGGCTCTGCTCTCACTCAAGGATGGCGCAGACGACTCCTT CCACTTCGTCGAGGACTGGGTCAGGATCGGCTTCCCGGCCAAGAAGAAGGTGCAGACTGAGTGCGCCTCCATGCCTTTCGATGACCAGTGCACCGTCCTCGAAAAG GAGGCAGTGAACGTGTCCCTGCAGAACCTCCTGACCTACCCGTTCGTCAAGGAGGGTGTGTCCAACGGAACCCTCAAGCTCGTCGGCGGCCATTACGACTTCGTCTCCGGCAAGTTCGAGACATGGGAGCAGTAA